A stretch of DNA from Cryptomeria japonica chromosome 4, Sugi_1.0, whole genome shotgun sequence:
CATGAGTTGCATAATTGGATAAGTGATCAGATTGTTGCCACATGATAAATAAAGGAGTTAATTATGAATGTATGAATCGATAAGATTGAAATAAGATGAATGTGTGCATGAAGAACAACAAGTTGCAATAATTAGTTAAGTGATTGAAATAATCAATGTGCATACATGATTAGGTCAAGGGCATGTGTAAATAGCTAATAAACTAAGAGGCTGATTTGCAACAACATGATAAGTTAAGTTATGTTCAGAAAAGAGTAATTAACAAATGAATGTCATTGTATATTAAACAACATGAGTTTGTTGCATGATTTCGATGGTCAACTAGTTTGTAATACAATATAGTTGTTGATCTAATGTTATTGATATATGATGCTAAGTTGAGAGAAGAGACTTGATGGTGTTGCAtgaaaaaagagagatgaatgtattGTGAGAGAAGAGAGAAATAATTTTTCTAGTTACATAATGTGTCTGTAACATATATTGATAGGTGTTTATTCCGTTTTATAtgaatttgtaatttttttaaggCTTGTAACTCTAGGATACTAAGTTGGTGCTCAAGTCTAAAAGTTTGTGCTTCTTTAAAGTTGTTGTTCTTAAATCAGGGATTTGGTGATTCATTAGGGTAGATGCCCTTAAACATTGTAAGTGGATTTTACATTGTGAGGCAAGATTAGGATAGTACATCCTGGCAAAATTTTTTAGAATGGTtgtttccatcttgggttttccttataAATCATGTGTTATGGCTCCTATATATGAATGCTCGCTTATTGTTTAAATATATTATGGCTATAACTATTATAAAGGATTGAGGATTAAATTTAGTTGATCTACTGATTTACTTGCTCCACCCACCACCCTCATCCTACACCACTCTCCATGTCTATCTATCTCTTTTTGTGGAAGTTGTTGCAGTCATGATCCTGGCTTGGGATCTGCTCCAACACTTCAAAGTTCATAGAAAATAGTTAAATgcttttttataattatttaattattctataaTATATGTAGTGATAAGCTTAAATTCAATGATTCATAAAATTTAGTCACAATAAAATTCTCATAAAGAAAAAAGAATCTAatatatacatgcacatatatatatatatatatataacaagaagttttaattatttataatttttatattgaAATATAATCTACAATAATTATGAATAAGCGGACCCTATTTCATACTAACAATATGATCGAATAAATTCCAACAAAAACCATTTAAGCTTGCAACAAGTATTTAATATTATGTAACTGTCTAATCTACGATACATTTGAAGAATTACTAACGATTTTATTCAGataaatagaaattgaaaacttTTGCTTGAATGCTTTAGCATTCAAATTCTTTCCTCATCTGGGCATTCATTTGTTACCACTCCATCCAGAGAGTGCAAATAATGGCGTTCCTTTCCACCCTACAGTTAAGGCATGTTCAACAGGTTCCAGAGTGTAATAGTGTCCGGTAGCATATTCCGTTAACAATAGTTTTGCCTGATATAAAGCTTGAAAGCTGAAGATCATTTCCTTGAACCCTGCTTGTGTGAAGAAAGACCTCCACACATCAATTGTAACATGCCTCACTGTCCTCTCGTCTCCCTCGTAGACTATCATATTCCTTATCTGATTTCCATCAATTAATTCTTCATGCTTTACCCTCTTTACATCATTTCTGTCTGGAAAGATGGAATCCAGCAAATCGAAAAAAGCGCTGTACTGGTAAAGCACTTCGCTCAATCTTTTCACAAAAGATGGAGAATTATGCCTCGCTTCTATTTCGACAGTCACCATTATCCGAGGCCTTAGTTTCCTGATAGCACATAGAATATTGACCAGAATTACAGGATCGTATAACAAACTTCTCAGAACAATTGGAGCATAAACTGCCAACGCCTCACCAGATCTAACGCTGAATAGGCCTTTCTTGATATCCTCTAGGCTTTTGATCTCCACAATCTTGTACGCGAATGGAATATCCAAAGATTTAGCGAGCTCATAAAGTCTTCTCCCGCTTTTCCTAAGCTCTTGGCCATTCATCCCAACTGCTGTCATCTTCAGAATCTGAAGCCTAGAACTAGAACCAGCAGCAGctctgtgtgcaagaaattccaTTAATACTGTCCATTGCGATCCAGTTCTCATCCCCAGATCAATTATATGAATTTTCCTTGCACTCCCCACGGCGTCTATGGTTGCCTGAACAGACGTGAACTGCAGCACTTTGATATGTGGCAGAATTCTAGTGTAGTAAGCAACGAGACTACAAAATTCATTTTTGTCCAACTCACCATTAATATTGAAAGCAAAATCTGAAACTGGTTTAGATGCGTTGTCTACGATGCCAAGAGTGTTGCGTCGGATTTTCTGCTGTAGAGCGTCGGAGATATAATAGACCACCCTCTGTGTGGGACTCCCCAGCTGAGAAGACAATTGCTTGCATTTACTGACCAGAAGAGAAGCTTGATCGTATTCGTCGTTCCCTATCATTTGTCCGGCTGCTAAGAAAAGTTGAACCAATTCCAGCTTTTCCTCTTCGTCTCCATGCACAGTCCCTTCACAATCGAGGTCATCGTCAACGCATGTTCCCACTGCAGCAGCTCCTTGGAATTTCATGATTTGGTCAGACCAGTTTGGTAGCATCTTATTACAAAATTGTGCTCCAGCAGAGGAATTATCAATCATAGTCTTGAAATTCTCTGGTTCAGAAAAAAATTCTAACTGCCCAGACATCATATCACTATTTATTATCTCTCCGTTGATAGGAAAGGTTTGAATAAAAGAATTCGTCGGCTCCTCCTCTAAACAAAGCATTTGATGTCCTGGCAGTTCAAAGCTGTCATCGGTATCCATAAACTGACATAGATCAAGCTCAGGATCATCTGCCTCCAACAGAAATGGATTGAATGAATAATCTGACAAAAATAGAGGACGAATCTCTTCATTAGATGCACTCATCTCTCTTAACTTATTTCACTGGCTTTCAGTATTCACTCCACGATTTTGAAGAAGAAGACTTTATAAGGACGCGATGGAGGAAATTACGATGACATGATTTCGCTACTTTGGACAGATAAAACAATGTTCTCTTGTTGCGGTAAAACAGTTAAAATACTGAGATAAATACAATGTCGGTATAAACTGTATGACCGACTTGTGCGTAACGGGTTACGTCAGGGATTACGTCAGTAAAGCTTCATCTGTCTCAGTAGAGCTGAAGTAAAAATTTGGATTATTAACAGTTGGGGAAGGGTGAATAATCAATGTAAATATGTACCCCTCTTTAACCATATCACCATAATGGTGAAGCATTTTCCATGGATAAATAGTTGCCACCAAGGAAAGGATAAGCTAGTACTACAAAACAAAATAGACAAGGCATAGCTCAATTTTTGGACAGGTCACTACTTGATTTGATAATGTCATTGTAAAAGTTATATTATTTGCATTTTGTACAAGTCACATCTAAGAATTATTATATCACTACTAGAAGCAAGGAGTTCATTAAGTTAAGTTTCAATATCTATCATACTTAAAGTTTATTTTTAGGGATAATATAAAGGTTGTAACTATTAAAAAAACTTATAATTGATTATCTATCAATGttacaaaaaaataattatttttttacgGATATGAATTTGTGTAGTCTTTAAATTTATGAACACtaacaaaaagaaaattttgagCACAACTCACAAAAATTAAGCTGATAGTTTATATAAAtagttaataaaattatttaagatAATTAAAATGTTCTTTTTCTTGTGTAGATCTAGCTTCTTGAAAGGAAATATGAGAATAGTTATTAGTTGCAAGAGAAAAGTTTTGGTGGTGTTGGTTTTGGTGCTAGCTAGTAGTCATCATGGTCTGGATAATTGTTTCTTCTTTCACCCCCTCTATTGTATTCTGatgtttataaatgttttttttgctGGTGTAGGTGCCGCCCcttagaaactatttaattattgaaAAAATAGAAGGAAAATGAAATTGGCTACTAAAGATTGTAGATTTTGAAGAGTTCGTTGTCTAAAAGAAAGATACCAATTTGAGAGGAAAATTTCATATGGGACAAGTAAGACGTGATAATTAGAACATAGCCTATCTACAACAGTTATTGCACACTTATCAAGAACAAAAGTTGATCACAATTTCTCTTAAAGTGTTTTCAACATTTGATGAAGTCTATATTCTTTGTTAAAACATAAGTATGAAGACCAACATTTCAAATCATGGAAGAATGAATGTTCATGaagccaaaaaaaaattaattatcatGAAGAATTAAATAAGAGACTCTATAATGGTTAAAATTTGTATGAGGTAAGTATTCTTTCCAATGGTAAATATTGGTAAAAGATTAAATAAAGaaacataaaatttaatatgtgaaaattaaaTTTTGTAACAAGAAATGTGAAAATTTAAAAGgggaaattaaaaattgaaaaacaaacttcacaaaatgatgaaatatcaaaattgaaagaagaaaataatCTCTTACATCAAAAAGGTTAAGGCTGGAGATAATAATATTTTTCAATCTACAACTCCTGCTAGTTGTAATGATAACTACAAAGATTCTTCTTCTTTGTAAAATGTGGATTTAAAGATAATGAAAAAAATGGGCAATCAAAGAGAAGGTTTGCAAAAATATGAACAAATAATTATAAAGCATATTAAGCTATGAGTGAGGCCAAATAATAAAGGAATTACATATTTCAGTGGTAAAAGAAATACAAATGATGTTATAGATAATACAAGCTCAAATAAATCAGATTAAAAAAATAGTATAGATAGTGTTCTCATTATCATTGGCAAGGACAAAGAAAATAAATATGCTGGATATTTATCTTATACTAATTAAAGAATTGTTTTGAAAAATGAGTTGAAAAAATGTGCAAGAAGAAATCCATATCTAATTGTACACACATTAATCGTGGATGGATCTATagatttaagaaatatatatatatatatatatatatatatatatatattgtacacACATTAATCGTGGATGGATCTATagatttaagaaatatatatatatataaggttttATGAGTATAAATATTCACATGTCATAAATAATAGCAATCAAGAAAAGTTCGAACTTTTGAATACGGTGATAGATAATTAAAAAACTAGGTGTAATTTTCTGAAAATTTTTATTCCACATGTTTGGTAGATCAGAGGATCAATTGGTTTCTATTTAATCTAAGAACATTCAACAGTTGgagcatttatatatatcaaaataagtTACATTGATTACAATAACTATTAATAAATCTTTAAAATGGTTGTACTCATTGCAAACATTACTTCAATAAATCTAAAACTTTGTTGAAATCACAAAGATCACTATTGAATCTAAAGAATCATAGCATTGCTATTATAGATGAATGTTATATTTAAAAAGTTGTAGAATTGATTAAAAAGTTTAATACTAAACATAAATTGTTGTAACATTGATCACAAAGAACATTGAGAAACCTAAAAGGTTTTACCATTGATCACAAAGATCATTGCTGAATTCATGAAGGTTTTGATTGAAAAGATCATTGAAAATTACTTCACCTCCTTCATTGAAATAACAATGAAAGTAATCTTATTATAGATAAGGGTAGATAAAAGCTATTAAGAATGTCATGGAAAAGGATAAATATGTATACTTTCAAGAAGATATTGGTGTTAAATATTCATTATGTATACATGGGTTGTGAATAAACCCACTAGTCATAGGTGGCCACCATAATCTAATTGAGTTGTGAGATAAAATGAAGTTTACAGGGGTGGGGAAGGGAGGCAGGTGTGTGATAAAAGATAGAGAAATTATATTTAATCATACACAATACAATTAACACGTAGAATCATAACTCAAAATATAAATTTACTAATGTAAAGATTTTGAAATTtatctatttattaataaaaaatctaTTCAAGCTCTCCAATTTCAACCAATAGGAATATTTATCTATCCTTTCGTTAATAGGAAAGGTTTATTTAAAGAATCTTTCATCACTTTCTTGAATTATAAATTATGCAAATTTTTTACAATCACGTATGCATACACATCATTTTGGTACCGTGTTTCATGAGTGCTCTAAGTGGTAAATTGATGATTTACACTTCGCCAACTGTAAATAATCCAAATTTTTACTTCAGCTCTACCGAGACAGATAAAGCTTTGCCAAGTAATCCATGACGTAATGAGTTACGCAAAACAGGGCTGTACGGTTTATACCGAGTTTGTATTTATCTCAGTATTTTAGCATTTTTACCACAAGAAGAGAAGGGCAatggctacgcagcggacaaaatggcccgaACATTGTTTTTTCTGTCGAAAGTAGCGAAATCATGTCTTCGTAATTCCTCCATCAGGTCCTTTTAAAGTTGTCTTCTTCTAATTCGTTGAGTTAATACTGAAAGCCTGTTCAATAAGCTCGGAAAAGATGAGTGCATCTTATGAAGGGATTCGCCCTCCATCTTCGTCAGATTATTCACTCAATACCTCTCTGTGTGAGACAGATGGTCGTTAGCTCGATCGATGTCGGTTCATGGTCACAGAAGAATTCATGCTTTGTACTGCCAGACCATCAAATCCATCGTTTAAGGATGGAGCCGATGAATTCTTTCTTTCAAATCTTTCCTATCAACGAAAAGATGATAAATAGTAATATGATCTCTCGGCAGTTAGAAATTTTTTCTGAACCAGTGAATTTCCATACTGTGAATGGTAATTCCGTTCATAGAGCACAATTTTGTAATGGGATACTACCAAACTGGTATGACGAAATCATGAATTTCCAAGGAGCTGCTGCAGTGACAAAATGCATTGATCAAGGGAATATGCGTAGAGAGGAAAAGCAGAATCTGGAATTGGTTCAACTTGTGTTAGTATCCGAACGAATGATAAATAACGGGGAATATGATGAAGCTGCCCTGCTGGTGAGTAAATTCAAGCAATTGTCTTCTCAGCTGGGGAATCCCACACAGAGGCTCGTCTATTATATCTCCGAAGCCCTACAGCAGAGAATCCACCGCAACACTCTCTGCATGTCAAATGACGCAGCTAAACGAGTTTCAGATTTTGCTTTTAATATTGATGGTGAGTTGGACAAAAATGAGTTCAATAGTCTTGTTGCTTATTACATTAGAATTCTGCCCCATATCAAACTGCTGCAGTTCACGTCTGTTCAGGCAATCATAGACACCGTGGGGAATCCAAGGGAAATTCATGTAATTGATCTGGGGATACGAACTGGATCGCAATGGACTGTATTAATGGAATTTCTTGCACAAAGAGCTGCTACTTCTTCTTGTGCCTCTAGGCCTCAGATTCTGAAGATTACAGCAGTTGGGATGAATGACGAAGAGCTTAGGAAAAGCGGGAAAGACTTCATGAGCTCGCTAAATTTTTGGATATTCCCTTCGTGTACAAGATGGTGGTGATCGTAAACATAGAGGAGATTAAGGAATGTCTATTCAAGGTGAAATCTGGTGAGGAGTTGGCAGTGTACGCTCCGATTATTCTGAGAAGTTGGTTATACGACCCAGTCAATCTGCTCAATGTTCTATGTGTTATCAAGAATCTAAGGCCACGGATAATGGTGACTAACCAAATAGAAGCGAGGCATAATTCTCCATCTTTTTTGAAAATATTGAGCGAGGTTATTTGCTATTACAACGCCTTTTTTGAACTGCTGGATGTTACCTTCCCAGACAGAAATGATGTGAAGAGAGTAAAGCATGAAGAATTAATTGACGGAAATCAGATAAGGAATATGATAGTCTATGAAGGGGAGGAGAGGACAGTTAGGCATGTTACAATTGATGTGTGGAGGTCTTTCTTCACACAAGCAGGGTTCAAAGAAATGAGCTTCAGCTTCAAAGCTTTGTATCAGGCAAAATTGTTGCTAAGGGAATATGCTACTGGACAATATTATACTCTAGAGCCAGATGGAAATGCCATAATTGTAGGGTGGAAAGGAACACCATTATTTGCAATGTTGGCATGGACTGGTATCATGTGAATGCCCAAACGAGTTTGAATGCTACAGCATTCAAGTAAAAGTTAAAAACGTTACAAATGCTTCAATTACATAGAAGATTAGAAAGTGGCATGATACTCAATATTAGTTGCAAGTTTAAATGCTTTTCGTTGGGGCTTACTTGATCACaacaaatatattaaataaaaacttCTTGACAAAAATTAACAAGGAAATATTTATCAAATATTGTGTTTTTATTTAATAACACATGGTGCGAAAAATTAATTTATCTCAAAATTCTGCATTACGTTCTATCATTAGCTGTTTCAACATTTCTAATGTTCAAATTATTTCTTGGATGTTTACAATTTTCCTCAATGAATGCCCTTgaggatgcccttgagaatatgtCTACCAACTAATTTGTTGGTCTATAAAACTCTATGTAGATTTGTCTACTATTTATACTAATTTGTTAATCTATAGAACATTATGTAGATTTGTCTACTATTTATTAATTCTTGGATGAAATGATATATGATATCGACATTTTTGCTC
This window harbors:
- the LOC131027274 gene encoding DELLA protein RGL1-like codes for the protein MSASNEEIRPLFLSDYSFNPFLLEADDPELDLCQFMDTDDSFELPGHQMLCLEEEPTNSFIQTFPINGEIINSDMMSGQLEFFSEPENFKTMIDNSSAGAQFCNKMLPNWSDQIMKFQGAAAVGTCVDDDLDCEGTVHGDEEEKLELVQLFLAAGQMIGNDEYDQASLLVSKCKQLSSQLGSPTQRVVYYISDALQQKIRRNTLGIVDNASKPVSDFAFNINGELDKNEFCSLVAYYTRILPHIKVLQFTSVQATIDAVGSARKIHIIDLGMRTGSQWTVLMEFLAHRAAAGSSSRLQILKMTAVGMNGQELRKSGRRLYELAKSLDIPFAYKIVEIKSLEDIKKGLFSVRSGEALAVYAPIVLRSLLYDPVILVNILCAIRKLRPRIMVTVEIEARHNSPSFVKRLSEVLYQYSAFFDLLDSIFPDRNDVKRVKHEELIDGNQIRNMIVYEGDERTVRHVTIDVWRSFFTQAGFKEMIFSFQALYQAKLLLTEYATGHYYTLEPVEHALTVGWKGTPLFALSGWSGNK
- the LOC131875045 gene encoding DELLA protein SLR1-like: MINSNMISRQLEIFSEPVNFHTVNGNSVHRAQFCNGILPNWYDEIMNFQGAAAVTKCIDQGNMRREEKQNLELVQLVLVSERMINNGEYDEAALLVSKFKQLSSQLGNPTQRLVYYISEALQQRIHRNTLCMSNDAAKRVSDFAFNIDGELDKNEFNSLVAYYIRILPHIKLLQFTSVQAIIDTVGNPREIHVIDLGIRTGSQWTVLMEFLAQRAATSSCASRPQILKITAVGMNDEELRKSGKDFMSSLNFWIFPSCTRWW